The Kroppenstedtia pulmonis genome has a segment encoding these proteins:
- a CDS encoding YqeG family HAD IIIA-type phosphatase — MFKAIIPDLFVQSIYEIDFIHLQHEGIKGVIVDLDNTLVAATRPDATPELVSWLDQLRGMGFRVMIVSNNNETRVSKFAMPLRVPYIHRANKPLGWSFRKAMDVLETRPEETVMVGDQLFTDVLGGNRIGLQTILVVPVSRSEGFFTKCNRLLEKIVFYWMKRRKWEAKR, encoded by the coding sequence GTGTTTAAAGCGATCATTCCGGATCTGTTTGTCCAATCGATCTACGAAATCGATTTTATCCATTTACAACATGAAGGAATTAAAGGTGTGATCGTCGATCTGGATAATACGCTGGTGGCAGCCACCCGTCCGGATGCGACTCCTGAGTTGGTAAGTTGGTTGGATCAGTTGCGGGGAATGGGCTTTCGGGTCATGATTGTTTCCAACAATAATGAGACGAGGGTATCCAAATTTGCCATGCCTTTACGTGTTCCTTACATTCATCGGGCCAATAAGCCCCTTGGCTGGTCATTCCGAAAGGCGATGGATGTTCTGGAAACCCGTCCGGAGGAGACGGTAATGGTTGGAGATCAATTGTTTACAGATGTTCTGGGGGGGAACCGAATCGGATTACAAACGATTCTGGTGGTTCCCGTATCCCGTTCCGAGGGTTTTTTTACAAAATGCAACCGTTTGTTGGAGAAAATCGTATTTTATTGGATGAAGCGGCGGAAATGGGAGGCCAAAAGGTGA
- a CDS encoding serine hydrolase domain-containing protein: MLKRIWFRGIVLTLIITLWIPGTIIQADPLQEGKTGITVDNLQKQPLSWDQPGYVSPVLRPGPPSAVGMSDKPLGRIVPEIKKEIRKGMMPGAVVWIARRGTVVKHEGIGDAVKVDQDGQTPLDQPISMDKDTIFDVASISKIFTTVAAMKLYEEGKFQLDDPVTKHLPEFSQSGKEKVTIRQLMTHTSGFEASIPLYKMGNNREERLEALWKHPLKNEPGTVYTYSDLNMITLGVLVESWSGQSLDSYIKEKITDPLGMKDTMFNPPASLYHRIAATEYQKDRGMVRGEVHDEKAWSLDGVAGHAGLFSTATDLGVFSHMLLRKGKYGDVRILQPKTVDLMEENQNGAFPDDDHGLGWELNQPWYMDALADPHSMGHTGFTGTSFVVNRDNDTIAILLTNRVHPTRQTPSINPVRRQVARLTADAIPVQIPKGKSVWFSGYGDDLNRSLLTELPQEESEKRVLMFKTWYRTEELKDYGRLEGSADGKSWTALSPEYTGSSEGWLQQKIHVPRKTRYLRFRYHTDSYANGRGWYVGEPVLTGGGGKQSLKWTGEGWKKRKW, translated from the coding sequence ATGCTAAAAAGGATCTGGTTTCGGGGGATCGTTCTGACTTTGATCATTACCCTATGGATCCCTGGAACGATTATTCAGGCGGATCCCCTTCAAGAAGGGAAAACCGGGATAACGGTTGATAACCTGCAGAAGCAACCTTTATCCTGGGATCAACCCGGTTACGTCTCGCCGGTTTTGCGTCCCGGTCCGCCAAGTGCTGTCGGAATGTCGGACAAGCCCTTGGGAAGAATTGTTCCCGAAATCAAAAAAGAAATCAGAAAAGGGATGATGCCAGGAGCTGTGGTTTGGATCGCTCGTCGGGGAACGGTGGTGAAGCACGAAGGGATAGGGGATGCGGTGAAGGTTGATCAAGATGGACAAACCCCCTTGGACCAACCGATTTCCATGGACAAGGATACGATATTTGATGTGGCTTCCATCAGTAAAATTTTTACCACGGTTGCAGCGATGAAGCTGTATGAAGAGGGAAAGTTCCAGTTGGACGACCCTGTGACGAAGCATCTTCCGGAATTTTCTCAAAGCGGAAAGGAAAAGGTGACCATCCGGCAACTCATGACGCATACATCGGGATTTGAGGCAAGTATCCCCTTGTATAAAATGGGAAACAACCGGGAGGAACGCCTGGAAGCATTGTGGAAACACCCGCTGAAAAACGAGCCGGGAACTGTGTATACGTACAGTGACTTAAATATGATTACCCTTGGTGTGTTGGTAGAAAGTTGGTCAGGTCAGTCCCTGGACAGCTATATCAAGGAGAAGATTACGGATCCCCTGGGAATGAAGGACACCATGTTTAATCCACCAGCCTCTCTCTATCACCGTATTGCGGCTACCGAGTATCAAAAGGATCGGGGAATGGTGAGAGGAGAGGTTCATGATGAAAAGGCCTGGTCTCTGGATGGTGTGGCGGGACATGCCGGTCTTTTTTCCACGGCAACAGACTTGGGAGTATTTTCCCATATGCTTCTGCGAAAAGGAAAGTATGGGGATGTTCGTATTTTGCAACCAAAGACGGTTGATTTAATGGAGGAAAACCAGAATGGGGCATTTCCCGATGATGATCACGGTCTGGGCTGGGAATTAAACCAACCCTGGTATATGGATGCTCTGGCAGATCCCCACTCCATGGGTCATACCGGTTTTACCGGCACCTCATTTGTTGTTAACCGAGATAATGATACGATTGCCATTCTTTTGACCAACCGGGTTCATCCCACACGACAAACTCCTTCCATCAATCCGGTTCGTCGCCAGGTGGCCCGTTTGACGGCAGATGCGATTCCGGTACAAATCCCCAAAGGGAAATCCGTTTGGTTTTCCGGGTATGGAGATGACCTGAATCGATCGTTGTTAACGGAATTGCCCCAGGAGGAATCCGAAAAACGCGTCCTGATGTTTAAAACCTGGTATCGAACAGAGGAGCTGAAAGACTACGGACGATTGGAAGGGTCTGCTGACGGAAAGTCATGGACTGCTCTCAGTCCGGAGTATACCGGAAGCAGTGAGGGCTGGTTGCAACAAAAGATTCATGTACCGAGGAAAACCCGGTACCTTCGCTTCCGCTATCACACGGATTCATACGCCAATGGTCGGGGCTGGTATGTAGGGGAACCGGTTCTCACAGGAGGCGGAGGCAAACAGTCCTTGAAGTGGACAGGAGAGGGCTGGAAGAAGAGAAAGTGGTAG
- a CDS encoding ABC transporter permease produces the protein MTPRKLFRRRLFHDWKYKYEVWRQVLDWTVLLYIFFPFVVFVVVQYRSWWQEDSWVSHIPPVVILLFGIVFVCSGTLRVFLQEADQLFLWRQEVWRRSLIGRGIGYSLLQTGWITGWTTILLWPIMQVHLQLSSPAVVMGAVFAFCARFHLSLLKELIPLYLIGWRKWIFLPLFVILIGWGMSGIGWLLFHNPVWVGIINLALMVAFVPAIKKRLIRNDTFYHDISREIRIRLAWTSFLLQAGQVHPAKPLVWGKRPWLFPRSNPIFRQRNTVNVLAETILKAIIRREFRQYLQMSGLGLTVIIVVSTPVKWGVWIMLSILFPLWVRSVFREMAGSGLIRMLLKDTKEWMEGVEKASFCLTLPIALLYGIITGWAAFGWWGIPLMVITSGAVAYKVNGFVFELERVRWETMKEV, from the coding sequence ATGACACCAAGAAAGTTGTTTCGAAGGCGGTTGTTCCATGATTGGAAGTACAAGTATGAGGTATGGCGCCAAGTTTTGGATTGGACTGTCCTTTTGTATATCTTTTTTCCTTTTGTGGTGTTTGTCGTGGTTCAATACCGTTCCTGGTGGCAGGAGGACAGCTGGGTTTCACATATTCCACCGGTTGTGATTCTTCTGTTTGGAATTGTGTTTGTTTGTTCCGGAACTCTCCGGGTGTTTTTACAGGAAGCGGATCAACTGTTTTTATGGAGACAAGAGGTTTGGAGACGTTCTTTGATTGGCAGAGGGATCGGGTATTCTTTGTTACAGACAGGTTGGATCACTGGATGGACCACGATTCTCTTGTGGCCGATTATGCAGGTTCATCTCCAGTTATCCTCTCCGGCTGTGGTCATGGGAGCTGTGTTTGCTTTTTGTGCACGGTTTCATCTCTCCCTGTTGAAAGAGCTGATCCCCTTATACCTGATCGGATGGAGAAAATGGATCTTCCTGCCTTTGTTCGTGATTTTGATCGGGTGGGGTATGTCCGGTATCGGATGGTTGCTCTTTCACAACCCGGTGTGGGTGGGAATCATAAACCTGGCTTTGATGGTTGCCTTTGTTCCGGCGATCAAAAAACGGTTGATACGAAACGATACTTTTTATCATGATATAAGCAGAGAGATCAGAATTCGCCTCGCCTGGACTTCTTTTCTGCTACAGGCGGGACAGGTGCACCCTGCCAAACCTTTGGTCTGGGGAAAGCGCCCCTGGCTGTTTCCCCGTTCCAATCCGATTTTCCGTCAGCGGAACACGGTCAATGTATTGGCGGAAACCATACTGAAAGCCATTATCCGCCGGGAGTTTCGGCAATACTTACAAATGAGCGGATTGGGATTGACGGTTATAATTGTGGTTTCCACACCGGTAAAATGGGGAGTGTGGATCATGCTTTCGATTTTGTTTCCGTTATGGGTTCGCTCGGTATTCAGAGAGATGGCCGGATCGGGATTGATCCGGATGCTGTTGAAAGATACGAAGGAATGGATGGAAGGAGTCGAAAAGGCATCTTTCTGTCTGACTTTGCCCATCGCATTGCTGTATGGAATTATCACAGGCTGGGCCGCTTTTGGATGGTGGGGAATTCCATTGATGGTGATCACAAGTGGAGCCGTGGCCTATAAAGTAAATGGATTCGTATTTGAATTGGAAAGGGTCCGGTGGGAAACCATGAAGGAGGTTTAG
- a CDS encoding ABC transporter ATP-binding protein — translation MTVLEVKIRHAGYEEAKHVIQNIHFVVKAGELIGLIGPNGSGKSTTVKTVLGLLKEMEGEVLFLGPHQQVAYIPEQPVLYQELTLWEHLELAGAVHHLDSGELRIRGEMLLERYGMEKVRHHLPGSFSKGMQQKVMLILAFLIQPDVFVVDEPFVGLDPKATKIFLDMLAEEQQRGAGVLLSTHVLDTAEKMCDSFLLVNEGQIIAKGDLSEIQKQCGSPDLSLFDCFHKLVE, via the coding sequence ATGACGGTGTTAGAGGTAAAGATTCGGCATGCGGGGTATGAAGAAGCCAAGCATGTGATTCAAAATATCCACTTCGTTGTCAAGGCAGGAGAACTGATCGGTCTTATAGGTCCCAACGGCTCCGGAAAAAGCACGACGGTAAAAACAGTGCTGGGACTGTTAAAGGAGATGGAAGGGGAGGTTCTCTTTCTCGGACCTCATCAACAAGTGGCATATATACCGGAGCAACCGGTTTTATATCAGGAATTGACTTTGTGGGAACACCTGGAATTGGCGGGGGCGGTTCATCATCTGGATTCCGGTGAACTCCGGATACGTGGTGAGATGCTGTTGGAAAGGTATGGGATGGAGAAGGTTCGACACCACTTACCCGGCAGTTTTTCAAAAGGGATGCAACAGAAGGTGATGCTGATACTTGCATTTTTGATTCAACCGGATGTGTTTGTAGTAGATGAACCCTTTGTGGGGTTGGATCCCAAAGCGACCAAAATCTTTCTGGATATGCTGGCAGAAGAACAACAACGTGGGGCCGGTGTACTCTTGTCTACACATGTCTTGGATACGGCGGAAAAAATGTGTGATTCTTTTTTACTGGTCAACGAAGGTCAGATCATTGCCAAGGGTGACCTGTCGGAAATACAAAAACAATGCGGGTCGCCGGATTTATCCCTGTTTGATTGCTTCCATAAATTAGTGGAGTGA
- a CDS encoding Cof-type HAD-IIB family hydrolase has protein sequence MIKLIATDLDGTLLNEEKKVGEEDKQILRKATEMGVDVCLASGRMHHDLKWVAETIGIKTHFISQNGSFTETKEGELLDQSAFTPALAQEVYGCIRNLDLYMTVGFKDRLVTPSYKERAREANAQLFTEVRQVPDIGEKFEVEPPQKFSLVGEQSKLELLQQDLAQRFSGRVELYISDTHYLDVMPAGVSKGKALQILTSHLGVKPEEVLCIGDAFNDVSMFERFATYSFAMEQGPAAVKQKAAFTVGSVAQGIRQSIKGI, from the coding sequence ATGATCAAATTGATAGCGACTGATCTGGACGGAACGTTGTTGAATGAGGAAAAAAAGGTGGGAGAAGAGGACAAACAGATTCTCCGTAAAGCGACGGAAATGGGAGTAGACGTGTGTCTTGCTTCAGGCAGAATGCATCATGATTTGAAATGGGTGGCGGAAACCATCGGGATCAAGACTCACTTTATCAGCCAAAATGGCTCCTTTACAGAAACAAAGGAGGGTGAACTCCTGGATCAATCTGCTTTTACTCCGGCATTGGCACAGGAAGTGTATGGCTGTATCAGGAATCTGGATTTGTATATGACAGTCGGTTTTAAAGATCGATTGGTTACGCCATCGTATAAGGAAAGAGCGAGGGAAGCCAACGCCCAGTTGTTCACCGAAGTTCGGCAGGTACCGGACATTGGAGAAAAATTTGAAGTTGAGCCACCGCAAAAGTTCAGTCTTGTCGGTGAACAGTCGAAGTTGGAACTATTGCAACAGGATCTGGCACAACGATTTTCCGGGAGAGTGGAACTGTATATTTCCGACACTCATTATTTGGATGTGATGCCTGCCGGAGTCTCCAAGGGGAAGGCACTTCAAATTCTCACCAGTCATTTGGGTGTGAAACCGGAAGAAGTTTTGTGTATCGGAGATGCATTTAATGATGTGTCGATGTTTGAACGATTTGCAACGTACAGTTTTGCAATGGAACAGGGACCGGCGGCTGTCAAACAGAAGGCTGCTTTTACCGTTGGCTCTGTTGCTCAAGGGATACGGCAATCCATAAAAGGAATTTGA
- a CDS encoding YdcF family protein — MEKMDKKKKIAFFIFMTAVILFVILWFLTGKWIRDGELPKADGSAKYAIVFGAKVNGDVPSLSLLYRMEAALEYARRYPDVTLIASGGKGEDEWISEAETIYHYLIKNGISPDRVIREDQSTSTYENIYFSSKFLPEDEGHITLISSDYHLARAQIVANRLGFKTDVVTAETPAIVKAQLFARERIALLYTVLLE, encoded by the coding sequence ATGGAAAAGATGGATAAAAAGAAGAAAATCGCTTTTTTTATATTCATGACTGCAGTAATCCTGTTTGTGATTCTGTGGTTTCTTACTGGAAAGTGGATACGGGATGGAGAATTACCGAAAGCAGACGGATCGGCGAAATATGCCATTGTTTTCGGTGCGAAAGTAAACGGGGATGTTCCGTCATTGTCACTTTTATACCGGATGGAGGCTGCTCTGGAATATGCCCGGCGGTATCCTGATGTGACGCTGATCGCCAGCGGAGGCAAAGGTGAAGATGAATGGATCAGTGAAGCAGAGACCATTTATCATTATCTGATCAAAAACGGGATCTCCCCGGATCGTGTAATCAGGGAAGATCAATCCACATCAACCTATGAAAACATCTATTTTTCGTCGAAGTTTCTACCTGAGGATGAGGGTCATATCACCTTGATTTCCAGCGATTATCACCTGGCTCGGGCACAAATCGTAGCAAACAGATTGGGTTTCAAAACAGATGTGGTTACGGCAGAAACACCTGCCATCGTAAAAGCGCAACTCTTTGCACGGGAACGAATCGCTTTATTATACACAGTGCTTCTTGAATAA
- a CDS encoding threonine synthase, with protein sequence MSYYRWNKRVTELRCLRCNRNEPVGLFPKGCPQCLEQGFPVSLKVAYDEEQVPSLDQTKRGMMRYRDWLPYRTFPTLGEGGTPLVELPRLAEEHGIQTLWIKNEWQNPTGSHKDRMSPLIVAHAVETEKESIVVSSSGNAGVSVASYGAAAGIKCVVITTEQIHPVWEKAIRLTGAELVKVTNPHRRWKVAEELVKKGAYSATNYLNPPVGSDCYGIQGYKTLAFEIIEDLRESMPTAILLPCPRGDLLWGVAQGFLEAKQVGWIQDIPRLFAVEPFPRLSAVSKASDCQKHYEGNATQVPSIGGNTVTYQAWWALQQTRGKAVVASGSEATPSQEKWGRHGLFLESSSAIVWTALQKLREKGEIREQDRVLLVATSHGYKGT encoded by the coding sequence GTGTCTTATTATAGATGGAATAAGCGTGTAACTGAACTGCGTTGTTTACGGTGTAACAGAAACGAACCTGTGGGACTCTTTCCAAAGGGGTGTCCCCAATGTCTGGAACAGGGCTTTCCTGTTAGTTTAAAAGTGGCGTATGATGAAGAGCAAGTCCCCTCTCTTGATCAGACCAAAAGAGGGATGATGAGGTATCGTGATTGGCTGCCTTATCGCACCTTTCCCACATTGGGAGAAGGCGGCACACCCTTGGTGGAACTTCCACGACTGGCTGAGGAGCATGGTATTCAAACCCTTTGGATAAAAAATGAATGGCAAAACCCGACTGGTTCCCACAAGGATCGCATGAGCCCTTTGATCGTGGCCCATGCCGTGGAAACAGAAAAAGAATCCATCGTGGTATCCTCCAGTGGAAACGCCGGGGTATCCGTTGCATCCTATGGGGCAGCAGCGGGGATAAAGTGTGTGGTGATTACCACGGAGCAGATTCATCCTGTTTGGGAAAAGGCCATTCGTCTGACCGGAGCAGAATTGGTGAAAGTAACCAATCCGCACAGACGGTGGAAAGTTGCAGAGGAGTTAGTGAAAAAGGGAGCCTACTCTGCCACCAATTATTTAAATCCTCCAGTGGGAAGTGATTGTTATGGTATCCAAGGGTATAAAACATTGGCTTTTGAAATCATCGAAGATCTCCGGGAAAGCATGCCTACGGCTATTTTGCTGCCGTGCCCCCGAGGGGATCTGTTGTGGGGAGTGGCACAAGGGTTCTTAGAGGCGAAGCAGGTCGGGTGGATTCAGGATATTCCCCGCTTGTTTGCAGTGGAGCCTTTTCCCCGTTTATCCGCAGTATCCAAGGCATCGGATTGTCAAAAGCATTATGAAGGAAATGCCACCCAGGTACCATCCATTGGGGGAAATACGGTTACTTATCAAGCATGGTGGGCGTTACAACAAACCAGAGGGAAAGCAGTGGTTGCCAGTGGATCCGAAGCGACCCCATCCCAAGAAAAGTGGGGGCGGCACGGGTTGTTTCTGGAATCCTCATCGGCCATTGTGTGGACAGCCTTGCAAAAGTTACGGGAAAAAGGAGAGATCAGAGAACAGGATCGTGTCTTACTGGTGGCAACCTCCCATGGGTATAAAGGAACTTGA
- a CDS encoding DUF917 domain-containing protein yields MRYVHMDSIEDIATGAAVLGTGGGGDPYIGKMMAMQALETYGEVELCSCDELNDDDLVVPVSMIGAPSVMVEKVPSERELSAVLDLLEKTVGKRISAVMPIEVGGVNSLIPFIAAAKRRIPIVDADAMGRAFPEAQMVTFHLDGYSPSPVAMADEKGNALLLYPTDGVWSERLARSVTIQMGGSASICDYALLGKEIKKSAIPGTLTLAEEIGRILRTSLHSGRRPVETLLEKLQGYLLFSGKVVDVRRYIHGGFTKGESQLEGLGSWKGRSMTLCFQNEYLAALENNQPLASTPDLLAALDQETGLPITTERLRYGMRVQVIALPCHEKWRTKKGIEVVGPRYFGYDFDYKPVEHRFNEQGQTCTD; encoded by the coding sequence ATGAGATACGTCCATATGGATTCGATCGAAGATATTGCAACAGGTGCCGCAGTATTGGGAACAGGGGGAGGGGGAGACCCCTATATCGGAAAGATGATGGCGATGCAAGCTCTGGAAACTTACGGGGAGGTGGAACTGTGCTCCTGTGACGAGCTGAATGATGATGATTTGGTGGTTCCTGTATCCATGATCGGTGCTCCCAGTGTCATGGTGGAGAAAGTTCCCTCGGAAAGGGAACTGTCAGCAGTATTGGATCTGCTGGAAAAAACAGTGGGTAAACGGATATCTGCGGTGATGCCGATAGAAGTGGGAGGTGTAAACTCCTTGATTCCGTTTATCGCTGCAGCCAAAAGGCGAATTCCGATTGTGGATGCAGATGCGATGGGACGGGCATTTCCCGAGGCCCAGATGGTAACCTTTCATCTGGATGGATATTCCCCGTCTCCTGTCGCCATGGCAGATGAAAAAGGAAACGCTTTGCTGTTGTATCCCACAGACGGTGTGTGGTCGGAACGCTTGGCCCGCAGTGTCACCATCCAAATGGGGGGATCCGCCTCAATCTGTGATTATGCCCTTTTGGGTAAGGAAATCAAGAAAAGTGCGATACCCGGGACCCTTACCCTGGCGGAAGAAATTGGACGTATTTTGAGAACATCCCTGCACAGTGGGAGGCGGCCAGTGGAAACATTATTGGAGAAGTTGCAAGGTTATCTGCTGTTTTCCGGGAAAGTGGTGGATGTTAGGCGATATATCCATGGTGGCTTTACAAAAGGCGAGTCCCAGCTGGAAGGATTGGGTTCCTGGAAGGGACGGAGTATGACTTTATGTTTTCAAAATGAATACTTGGCAGCACTGGAAAATAACCAGCCACTTGCTTCTACACCTGATCTGTTGGCGGCTTTGGACCAAGAAACCGGCTTGCCTATTACAACAGAACGGTTACGTTACGGAATGCGGGTGCAAGTGATCGCTCTGCCATGCCACGAAAAATGGCGGACGAAAAAAGGCATTGAAGTGGTTGGCCCCCGTTACTTCGGTTATGACTTCGATTATAAACCAGTGGAACACCGGTTTAACGAACAAGGACAAACTTGTACTGACTAA
- a CDS encoding M15 family metallopeptidase encodes MGKYISKWIGCLFLLSLIITLLQYNHMEQATSHSITPEQRPKYDLQTPTQFKIQHHPYPTLAETVRQKKGKRIVTNPDSIQVVVNKDRSLPADYQPADLVIPDVPFAFSEDLPKKYLRKEAARHLEHLFKDAEKEGLNLVAQSGYRSYQRQETIFADNMIRNGKKHTNRTNAHPGQSEHQTGLAMDVTCSSINFGLLREFAHTAEGKWLKKNAYKYGFIIRYPKGKEKITGYQYEPWHLRYIGKDVAEQIHLRSLTVEEFFQESQN; translated from the coding sequence GTGGGAAAATATATCAGTAAGTGGATCGGCTGTCTCTTCCTTCTTTCTTTAATCATTACTCTACTTCAATACAACCATATGGAACAGGCAACTTCCCATTCCATCACCCCAGAACAGAGACCCAAATATGATCTTCAAACTCCCACACAATTTAAGATACAACATCACCCCTATCCCACACTGGCTGAGACAGTCCGTCAAAAAAAAGGAAAGAGAATCGTGACCAATCCGGACAGTATTCAAGTAGTAGTGAACAAAGACCGCAGCCTTCCAGCGGATTATCAGCCTGCTGATTTAGTGATTCCCGATGTGCCCTTTGCCTTTTCCGAAGATCTCCCCAAAAAGTATCTGCGAAAAGAAGCAGCAAGGCACCTGGAACACTTGTTTAAAGACGCTGAAAAAGAAGGGTTAAACTTGGTTGCCCAATCCGGGTATCGTTCCTATCAACGACAGGAAACCATTTTCGCCGACAATATGATCAGAAACGGCAAGAAACATACAAATCGTACCAATGCGCATCCGGGACAGAGCGAACATCAAACCGGACTTGCCATGGATGTCACTTGTTCCTCCATCAACTTTGGTCTGCTCAGAGAGTTTGCACATACCGCTGAAGGAAAGTGGCTGAAGAAAAATGCTTATAAGTACGGCTTTATCATCCGTTACCCGAAAGGAAAAGAAAAAATCACCGGGTATCAGTATGAACCATGGCACTTGCGCTACATTGGCAAGGATGTGGCGGAACAAATCCATTTGCGAAGCCTGACTGTGGAAGAATTCTTCCAGGAATCCCAAAACTGA
- the putP gene encoding sodium/proline symporter PutP — MESGVFISIGIYLVAMLAIGYAAYKRTSDLSDYMLGGRNLGPMVTALSAGASDMSGWLLMGLPGAMYVAGLSSGWIAVGLTIGAWLNWLYVAPRLRTYTEVANNSITIPDYLENRFGDGSRILRIVSALVIFIFFTFYTSSGMVSGGELFKTSFGLEYHWGVWLTAGVVILYTLFGGFLAVSWTDFVQGTIMFVALILVPIVAIMEVGGIGETFGEIRSIDPSFLDAFTGTSVIGIISFLAWGLGYFGQPHVIVRFMAISSVKEMKNARRIGMSWMIFSVTGAMLTGLVGVSYFSQSGGKLENPEAVFIVLSDVLFHPLITGFLLAAILAAIMSTISSQLLVTASALTEDFYKSFFRRSASEKELVLVGRLSLLGVALIALILAFNPNETILNLVGYAWAGFGSAFGPVVLLSLYWKRMTKWGALAGILSGAVTVIVWEQIEAFSEVYEIIPGFITCTIAIIVVSLLTKKPGAEIESQFDEAVKGTQL; from the coding sequence ATGGAATCTGGAGTCTTTATATCGATTGGTATCTATTTGGTGGCGATGTTGGCCATTGGTTATGCCGCTTACAAGAGGACGTCGGACTTGTCTGATTACATGTTGGGAGGAAGAAATCTCGGTCCGATGGTAACGGCTTTAAGCGCCGGAGCCTCTGATATGAGTGGATGGTTGTTAATGGGGCTTCCAGGAGCGATGTATGTCGCCGGATTAAGCAGCGGCTGGATTGCAGTGGGATTGACCATTGGTGCGTGGTTAAACTGGTTGTATGTGGCTCCCCGGTTACGAACCTATACAGAAGTGGCCAATAATTCGATCACAATACCAGACTATTTGGAAAACCGTTTTGGCGATGGATCTAGAATTCTGAGAATTGTCTCAGCTCTGGTTATTTTTATTTTCTTTACTTTTTATACCTCTTCCGGTATGGTTTCCGGCGGTGAATTATTCAAAACATCCTTTGGATTGGAATATCATTGGGGGGTATGGCTCACAGCGGGGGTTGTTATTCTGTATACACTTTTTGGCGGTTTTTTGGCTGTGAGCTGGACTGATTTTGTACAGGGAACGATTATGTTTGTCGCATTAATTCTCGTTCCTATCGTCGCTATTATGGAAGTTGGCGGCATAGGGGAAACCTTTGGGGAAATCCGTTCGATTGATCCGTCATTCCTGGATGCGTTTACAGGAACGAGTGTCATCGGTATTATTTCCTTTTTAGCCTGGGGCTTGGGGTATTTTGGTCAACCTCATGTGATCGTCCGGTTTATGGCAATCAGTTCAGTCAAGGAAATGAAAAACGCTCGTCGCATTGGGATGAGTTGGATGATCTTTTCCGTGACCGGGGCGATGTTAACCGGACTTGTCGGGGTATCTTATTTCAGTCAATCAGGTGGAAAGTTGGAGAATCCGGAAGCTGTTTTTATCGTATTGTCTGATGTTTTATTTCATCCTCTGATTACCGGCTTTCTGCTGGCTGCGATTTTGGCCGCAATTATGAGCACCATTTCATCCCAATTGCTGGTGACGGCAAGTGCGTTGACGGAAGATTTTTATAAATCCTTCTTCCGTCGTTCCGCTTCGGAGAAAGAGTTGGTTTTGGTTGGACGCCTTTCTTTACTGGGAGTGGCTCTGATTGCGCTTATTCTGGCGTTTAATCCCAACGAAACGATCTTGAACCTGGTTGGTTATGCTTGGGCAGGATTTGGTTCTGCATTTGGGCCGGTGGTACTCCTCAGCCTGTATTGGAAACGAATGACCAAGTGGGGAGCTCTTGCAGGTATCCTGTCTGGTGCGGTAACGGTAATTGTCTGGGAACAAATCGAAGCCTTTAGTGAGGTTTACGAGATCATTCCTGGTTTCATCACTTGTACGATCGCCATTATCGTGGTGAGTCTGTTGACGAAAAAGCCTGGGGCTGAGATCGAATCTCAGTTTGACGAGGCCGTCAAAGGGACTCAACTTTGA